Proteins from a single region of Ananas comosus cultivar F153 linkage group 3, ASM154086v1, whole genome shotgun sequence:
- the LOC109707045 gene encoding putative kinase-like protein TMKL1 → MERHRRIEIVLGAISPFLLLTLVYLLFYCCFRSGFARRRSRRRGSAECGGGGGGGGLGFSAAAAEGEAEELVVFGGGEDLTVGAILEAPGEVVGKSSYGTLYRAGLQGMATGSVVLLRFVRPACVGRTGEIMPTVRMLGSVRHPNLVPLRALYAGPRGEKLFVHPFYAAGDLARFFRDGVAESQRWEIIRKLSLGIARGLDHLHTGLPKPIIHGNLKTNNILLDSDLQPRLSDFGLHLILNPTSGQEMLEASAAQCYKAPELIKMKDATKESDIYSLGVVLLEMLTQKDPVSSDFLNSRDLCVPTTFKDLVLERKISDAFSSELITRSRSSGNGEGLLVFFQLCMACCSPSPALRPDIKSVLRKLEEIGRR, encoded by the exons ATGGAGCGGCATCGCAGGATCGAGATCGTCCTCGGCGCGATCTCTCCGTTCCTTCTCCTGACCCTCGTCTACTTGCTGTTCTACTGCTGTTTCCGGAGCGGATTCGCGCGGCGGAGATCGAGGAGGAGGGGCTCGGCggagtgcggcggcggcggcggcggcggagggctaGGGTtttcggctgcggcggcggagggggaggcggaggagctcgTCGTGTTCGGGGGCGGCGAGGATCTCACGGTGGGCGCGATCCTGGAGGCGCCCGGGGAGGTGGTGGGGAAGTCGAGCTACGGGACGCTGTACCGGGCCGGTTTGCAGGGCATGGCGACGGGTTCGGTGGTGCTGCTCCGGTTCGTCAGGCCGGCCTGCGTGGGCCGGACCGGCGAGATCATGCCGACGGTGAGGATGCTCGGATCGGTGCGGCACCCGAATCTGGTGCCGTTGAGGGCGCTCTACGCGGGGCCCAGAGGGGAGAAGCTCTTCGTGCACCCCTTCTACGCCGCTGGGGATCTCGCCCGCTTCTTCAGAG ATGGAGTTGCTGAATCACAGAGATGGGAAATTATCCGCAAACTATCATTAGGTATAGCGAGGGGCCTTGATCACCTGCACACGGGATTGCCTAAGCCGATCATTCATGGCAACCTAAAGACGAACAACATCCTCCTTGACTCCGATCTCCAGCCGCGATTATCGGACTTCGGCCTCCACCTCATCCTGAACCCCACTTCTGGGCAGGAGATGCTCGAAGCGTCGGCCGCGCAGTGCTACAAAGCCCCCGAACTGATCAAGATGAAGGACGCTACTAAAGAGAGCGATATCTACAGCTTGGGTGTGGTCTTACTGGAAATGCTCACTCAAAAGGATCCTGTGAGCAGCGACTTCTTAAATTCCCGGGATCTTTGCGTTCCAACAACATTCAAAGACCTGGTCCTCGAAAGAAAGATCTCCGATGCGTTTAGCTCCGAGTTAATCACTCGAAGTAGGAGTTCGGGTAACGGAGAGGGTCTGCTCGTTTTCTTTCAATTGTGTATGGCGTGTTGCTCTCCTTCGCCCGCGTTAAGACCCGACATTAAGTCGGTGCTTAGAAAACTCGAAGAGATCGGAAGGAGGTGA